One stretch of Labrenzia sp. CE80 DNA includes these proteins:
- a CDS encoding LLM class flavin-dependent oxidoreductase: MIPFSLLDLSPVPAGRSVREALVNTKDLAQHAEQLGYKRYWMAEHHNMRGIASAATAVLIGHVAGATSTMRVGSGGIMLPNHAPLVIAEQFGTLAELYPDRIDLGLGRAPGTDMQTARALRRSLDNADNFPEDVLELVAYLDDPADGAKILAVPGVGTRVPVWILGSSTYGAQMAAHYGLPYAFASHFAPTELANASKIYRRSFRPSRYLEKPHFMLAANVFAANTDEEGAYLRTSMQQAFINLRTGRPGPLPAPVSDLEALVGPAAIEMVEDALRISAVGAPETVKAKLQELMATYEPDELIFTGQIHDHQSRKRSFEIAAGVMEQINGERQAAE, translated from the coding sequence ATGATCCCCTTTTCCCTCCTTGATCTCTCTCCTGTTCCAGCCGGTCGCAGCGTCCGCGAAGCACTGGTCAACACGAAAGATCTCGCTCAACACGCGGAACAACTCGGCTACAAACGCTACTGGATGGCGGAGCATCACAACATGCGCGGGATCGCATCGGCCGCGACTGCGGTCCTGATCGGACATGTGGCCGGTGCGACCTCAACCATGCGCGTCGGATCCGGCGGCATAATGCTTCCCAACCATGCTCCATTGGTCATCGCGGAGCAGTTCGGCACACTGGCCGAACTTTATCCGGACCGGATCGACCTGGGCCTTGGCCGTGCGCCTGGAACCGACATGCAGACGGCCCGCGCACTGCGTCGCTCCTTGGACAATGCGGACAACTTCCCAGAGGACGTTCTGGAGTTGGTGGCCTATCTGGACGACCCGGCTGATGGCGCGAAAATTCTCGCGGTTCCCGGCGTTGGTACCAGAGTCCCGGTCTGGATCCTGGGCTCCAGCACCTATGGCGCACAGATGGCCGCCCACTATGGGCTGCCCTATGCTTTCGCCTCTCATTTTGCCCCGACGGAGCTGGCCAATGCGAGCAAGATCTACCGGCGCTCATTCCGCCCTTCAAGGTATCTTGAAAAGCCGCACTTCATGCTGGCCGCCAATGTCTTTGCTGCCAACACGGATGAAGAAGGCGCTTATCTAAGAACCTCCATGCAGCAGGCCTTCATCAACCTGCGCACTGGCAGACCTGGTCCCCTGCCCGCACCTGTCTCGGATCTTGAGGCCCTTGTCGGCCCGGCCGCCATTGAAATGGTGGAGGACGCCCTGCGGATCTCTGCCGTTGGAGCGCCTGAGACCGTCAAGGCGAAGCTGCAAGAGCTGATGGCAACCTATGAACCGGACGAGCTGATCTTCACTGGCCAGATCCACGACCACCAATCCCGCAAACGCTCCTTCGAGATCGCCGCGGGCGTAATGGAACAGATCAATGGAGAGCGGCAAGCAGCGGAGTGA
- a CDS encoding TetR/AcrR family transcriptional regulator, translated as MPSMIKDCCQSTSETQAPAKATCGPGRPRAFDEAEVLDAALQVFWRQGYEATSLDDLTNVMGLSRSSFYSAFGSKQGVFIAALKSYSQAAIKAFKELSEQPSEDPVATILRALANPNGGPRGCMLVNCITELAPHQEEVAEIGRQHLKRIEDLLAQAISPTDPASASAKARALSALAIGTVTLRKSGVPPEQISGALDAASELFTP; from the coding sequence ATGCCCTCCATGATCAAGGATTGTTGCCAATCAACCTCTGAAACGCAGGCACCTGCCAAGGCCACGTGTGGCCCGGGCCGTCCTCGTGCGTTCGATGAGGCAGAAGTGCTTGATGCGGCGCTCCAGGTTTTCTGGAGGCAGGGGTATGAGGCGACGTCACTTGACGATCTGACGAACGTTATGGGCCTGTCCCGTTCCAGCTTCTATTCGGCTTTCGGCTCAAAACAGGGTGTTTTCATAGCAGCCCTGAAGAGCTATTCGCAGGCCGCCATCAAGGCTTTTAAAGAGCTGTCTGAACAACCTTCCGAAGATCCTGTTGCAACTATATTGAGGGCGCTTGCTAACCCGAATGGCGGGCCGCGCGGCTGTATGCTGGTCAACTGCATTACTGAACTCGCGCCGCATCAGGAGGAAGTGGCAGAGATTGGACGTCAGCACCTTAAGCGGATCGAAGATCTTCTTGCGCAAGCTATTTCGCCAACCGATCCGGCGTCTGCCAGCGCAAAAGCGCGTGCCCTCTCGGCTTTGGCCATCGGCACCGTAACCCTGCGCAAATCCGGCGTCCCGCCGGAGCAGATTTCTGGAGCCCTGGACGCGGCGAGCGAGCTGTTCACGCCATAG